One segment of Marvinbryantia formatexigens DSM 14469 DNA contains the following:
- a CDS encoding glycoside hydrolase family 3 N-terminal domain-containing protein, with protein MKKTMKKAVSVMTATAMAASLTTAAFAEEGSSAEYIAAPYSVDEELQGPTEYLDPVFYENADGPTIGVTLVGVIQQDGLYFKDSDNDQELDAFEDWRLSTDERVADLLTKLNREQRVGLLVNQLMCSPTAKSAEEVYDEEGNVIFSQLMTVTPDALHMVLAEEEEDGEEGDFASKAAGAAAGMGAEARPNSTGEMLTFESRSGVLRVTTDAETGALWTNAVNMTAEYAAVAKSEPTVPFTIISNPQAIYAAPASEGIAAAVMGDVAADGDYSLVERYADIDRQVWDAKGISRMYGPQIDLITDPRWNRNNGTYSEVPDVTAGIASALVSGYQTGTDGVQDGDVALIMKHFPGDGAAYNGYESHNKIGEWRVYQTEGSLEKYQLPGFAAAIDAGVAGIMPGYSRPADEGTYGSVAQSYQGVELDPEQLANAYNTTILGTLLKDTMGFDGFINTDSGIVEMGMQFGAEDLTVPERIAAIINAGSDVIGDWFSGINWDAFYEAYDQGLIEQEALDRANGNTLATVFEMGQFENPYKDVEESKATLDGLAADIEAIGTELSQKSVVLMKNHESVLPLADTSKSVYIASFTSAGEDEAALENWTAAFEEAGYTIAGSAEEADIAFLDVVPGGVSNSNTFMNVIDLVDELEVDEVNHPTDASKTGETVEATTLMDVEDIPEIADAVHANGGIVIASIDISSQWILTNLEPYCDGLIGSFSTPVSARMDVLTGAYNPTGKLPVTMVSCNEVIAVNEVTAENGETYEICVSPNDVPGYDKDQYIAEDVLAQSPSGSFAYQDADGNMYSAWYGLSYDSAEAAAEDAVEEAVTEAAEAAETEAETEA; from the coding sequence ATGAAGAAAACTATGAAAAAAGCTGTCAGCGTGATGACTGCGACAGCGATGGCAGCGTCTCTGACGACCGCGGCTTTTGCGGAAGAGGGAAGCTCTGCCGAGTACATTGCGGCGCCGTACAGCGTTGACGAGGAGCTGCAGGGACCGACGGAGTATCTCGACCCGGTGTTCTATGAGAACGCGGACGGACCGACCATCGGCGTTACGCTGGTTGGCGTGATCCAGCAGGACGGCCTTTATTTCAAGGACAGCGACAACGACCAGGAGCTTGACGCATTTGAGGACTGGCGTCTTTCCACAGACGAGCGTGTGGCGGACCTGCTCACAAAGCTGAACAGAGAGCAGCGCGTGGGTCTTCTGGTAAACCAGCTTATGTGCAGCCCGACCGCAAAATCTGCGGAAGAGGTTTACGATGAGGAAGGCAATGTGATTTTCAGCCAGCTTATGACGGTAACTCCGGATGCGCTGCATATGGTGCTTGCAGAAGAAGAGGAAGATGGCGAAGAAGGAGATTTTGCTTCGAAGGCTGCAGGAGCAGCGGCAGGCATGGGGGCGGAAGCACGTCCGAACAGCACCGGCGAGATGCTTACTTTTGAGAGCCGTTCCGGTGTACTTCGTGTGACAACGGATGCAGAGACCGGCGCACTGTGGACAAACGCAGTAAACATGACGGCAGAGTATGCGGCAGTTGCCAAGAGCGAGCCGACCGTGCCGTTTACCATCATTTCCAACCCGCAGGCAATCTATGCGGCTCCGGCATCGGAAGGTATCGCAGCTGCTGTAATGGGCGACGTTGCAGCGGACGGAGATTACAGCCTGGTAGAGCGCTATGCGGATATCGACCGTCAGGTATGGGATGCAAAGGGCATCAGCCGTATGTACGGTCCGCAGATCGACCTTATCACAGACCCGCGCTGGAACCGCAACAACGGTACATACTCTGAGGTTCCGGATGTAACGGCGGGCATCGCTTCCGCGCTGGTATCCGGTTATCAGACGGGAACAGACGGCGTGCAGGACGGCGATGTTGCTCTGATCATGAAGCACTTCCCAGGTGACGGCGCAGCTTACAACGGCTACGAGTCCCACAATAAGATCGGTGAGTGGCGTGTATACCAGACAGAGGGTTCTCTGGAGAAATATCAGCTTCCGGGCTTTGCAGCGGCAATCGACGCAGGCGTTGCCGGCATTATGCCGGGCTACAGCCGTCCGGCGGACGAAGGCACCTACGGCAGCGTGGCTCAGAGCTACCAGGGTGTGGAGCTTGACCCGGAGCAGCTTGCAAATGCGTACAATACCACCATCCTCGGCACACTGCTGAAGGATACAATGGGCTTTGACGGCTTTATCAATACCGATTCCGGTATCGTGGAAATGGGTATGCAGTTCGGTGCGGAGGATCTGACCGTTCCGGAGCGTATCGCGGCAATCATCAACGCAGGTTCTGATGTAATCGGCGACTGGTTCAGCGGCATTAACTGGGATGCTTTCTATGAAGCATATGACCAGGGTCTCATCGAGCAGGAAGCGCTTGACCGTGCAAACGGCAATACGCTGGCAACTGTTTTCGAAATGGGACAGTTTGAGAATCCGTATAAGGATGTAGAAGAGAGCAAGGCAACTCTGGACGGTCTGGCAGCAGATATCGAAGCAATCGGCACCGAGCTGAGCCAGAAATCCGTTGTTCTGATGAAGAATCATGAGAGCGTACTTCCGCTGGCAGACACTTCCAAGAGCGTTTACATCGCATCCTTCACAAGCGCAGGAGAAGATGAGGCGGCTCTGGAAAACTGGACGGCTGCATTTGAAGAGGCTGGTTACACCATCGCAGGCAGCGCGGAGGAAGCGGACATCGCATTCCTGGATGTAGTTCCGGGAGGCGTTTCCAACAGCAACACCTTTATGAACGTTATCGACCTGGTAGACGAGCTGGAGGTTGATGAAGTAAATCATCCGACAGATGCGTCCAAGACAGGCGAGACAGTAGAAGCTACCACTCTGATGGATGTAGAGGATATCCCGGAAATCGCAGATGCGGTACATGCAAACGGAGGTATCGTAATCGCTTCCATCGACATCAGCAGCCAGTGGATCCTTACAAACCTTGAGCCGTACTGCGACGGTCTGATCGGTTCTTTCTCAACACCGGTTTCTGCACGTATGGATGTGCTCACAGGCGCTTACAACCCGACCGGTAAGCTTCCGGTAACAATGGTTTCCTGCAACGAAGTGATCGCAGTAAACGAAGTGACCGCAGAAAACGGCGAGACCTACGAAATCTGCGTATCCCCGAACGATGTTCCGGGTTATGACAAAGACCAGTATATCGCAGAGGATGTACTTGCACAGTCTCCGTCCGGCAGCTTTGCATACCAGGATGCAGACGGCAACATGTACAGCGCATGGTATGGTCTGAGCTATGATTCCGCAGAAGCGGCTGCAGAGGATGCGGTTGAAGAAGCTGTAACTGAGGCAGCAGAAGCGGCAGAGACAGAAGCAGAAACTGAGGCGTAA
- a CDS encoding glycoside hydrolase family 3 protein gives MKKTMKRTVSVATALTMAASLTGAVFAEDTAEYIAAPYTVEEGIECPTEYLAPVFYENADGPTIGVTLVGVISQDGMYFKDSDNDQELDAFEDWRLSSEERAADLIGKMTQEQRIALLKNALVTSPSATTADEVYDEEGNVILSQLVMLPVEEDENAEEEGEADPMAALGSGFDYSNVTVAEVRSGVLRKDTDTETGALFNNALNQLSEFTAVSKGEVNIPFMLISNPMTTGYPATQGFAAAAIGDGNYDLIQKFAELDAEIWDAKGIRQMYGPQIDLITDPRWSRNETTYTEDPEVMSGIANALVVGYQHGTDGAQDGDVGLIMKHFPGDGAAENGFESHYGMGQWRIYATEGSLEKYQLVGFQAAVDAGVAGIMPSYSRPATDGRSAAQSYKGVEITPEEIGSAYNTTMLQTLLKDTMGFDGFINSDSNIITNQFWGAEDMTEAERYAAVINAGCDVVGDGFSATMDLTSVTEAVTSGLVTEEAFTRATTNRMVSYFDMGMFDNPYRDAAESKALGEEKADEISAMKTELNRKSVVLMKNHENALPLSDTSKKVYVASFTANGEDETALENWTAAFEGAGYTLVESAEEADIAFLDVVPGGVSMSAEYMAVLDLADGLEADQVSTEDQKEKTGETVDVTTLSDVEDIAEIADAVHANGGIVVSSVNISNPWILTNLEPYCDALLGSFSTSVEGRMDVLTGAYNPTGKLPVTMVSCNEVIAVNDTDIDGTTYPVCVSPNDVPGYDKDQYIAEDVLAQSPSGSYAYKDADGNVYTSGFGLSYGAAEAVADAGTAAGAAAKDKPEAETEEVTEDATESATEAQTEAATESETEATSESATEAQTEAAETETAAEGATEVQTEAAETETAETETEAA, from the coding sequence ATGAAGAAAACAATGAAGAGGACGGTCAGCGTGGCGACAGCACTGACGATGGCGGCATCACTGACGGGCGCAGTTTTTGCGGAAGATACAGCGGAATATATTGCGGCGCCATATACGGTGGAAGAGGGAATCGAATGCCCGACGGAGTATCTGGCTCCGGTATTCTATGAGAATGCGGACGGTCCGACCATCGGTGTGACGCTGGTTGGCGTTATCTCACAGGATGGCATGTACTTTAAGGACAGCGACAACGATCAGGAGCTGGATGCTTTTGAGGACTGGCGCCTCAGCTCAGAGGAACGTGCGGCGGATCTGATTGGAAAGATGACGCAGGAGCAGCGCATCGCACTTCTGAAGAATGCGCTGGTAACCAGCCCGTCGGCGACAACGGCGGACGAGGTGTATGACGAGGAGGGGAATGTTATCCTCAGCCAGCTTGTGATGCTTCCGGTGGAAGAGGATGAAAACGCAGAGGAAGAGGGCGAGGCGGACCCGATGGCGGCGCTCGGCTCCGGTTTTGATTATTCAAATGTGACGGTGGCAGAGGTACGCTCCGGCGTTCTCCGCAAGGATACTGATACGGAGACAGGCGCACTCTTTAACAATGCGCTGAATCAGCTGTCCGAGTTTACGGCGGTATCAAAGGGCGAGGTAAATATTCCGTTTATGCTGATTTCCAATCCGATGACTACCGGCTACCCGGCGACGCAGGGCTTTGCGGCGGCTGCGATCGGTGACGGAAATTATGATCTGATCCAGAAGTTTGCGGAGCTGGATGCCGAAATCTGGGATGCAAAGGGCATCCGCCAGATGTATGGTCCGCAGATCGACCTGATTACGGACCCGCGCTGGAGCCGTAACGAGACGACCTACACCGAGGATCCGGAGGTAATGTCCGGTATCGCAAATGCGCTGGTTGTCGGCTATCAGCATGGCACAGACGGCGCGCAGGATGGCGATGTTGGTCTGATCATGAAGCATTTTCCGGGCGATGGCGCTGCGGAAAATGGATTTGAATCGCACTATGGCATGGGACAGTGGCGCATTTATGCGACCGAGGGTTCCCTGGAGAAATATCAGCTCGTTGGTTTCCAGGCTGCAGTAGACGCGGGCGTTGCAGGTATCATGCCGAGCTACAGCCGTCCGGCTACTGACGGACGCAGCGCAGCACAGAGCTATAAGGGCGTTGAGATTACTCCGGAGGAAATCGGAAGTGCGTACAACACCACGATGCTTCAGACGCTGCTGAAGGATACGATGGGCTTTGACGGCTTTATTAACTCCGATTCCAACATCATTACAAATCAGTTCTGGGGTGCAGAGGATATGACCGAGGCGGAGCGCTACGCGGCTGTTATCAACGCGGGCTGTGATGTTGTCGGCGACGGCTTCAGCGCAACGATGGACCTGACGTCTGTTACGGAAGCGGTGACATCCGGTCTGGTGACAGAGGAAGCGTTTACACGCGCAACCACAAACCGTATGGTATCTTACTTTGATATGGGCATGTTTGACAATCCGTATCGCGATGCGGCAGAGAGCAAGGCGCTCGGCGAAGAGAAGGCGGACGAAATTTCCGCTATGAAGACGGAGCTGAACCGGAAGTCGGTCGTTCTGATGAAGAATCATGAGAATGCACTGCCGCTTTCCGATACCTCTAAGAAGGTTTATGTTGCATCCTTCACGGCAAACGGAGAGGATGAGACAGCTCTGGAAAACTGGACGGCTGCTTTTGAAGGTGCCGGATACACGCTTGTTGAAAGCGCGGAAGAAGCGGATATTGCATTCCTGGATGTAGTTCCGGGCGGCGTTTCCATGAGCGCGGAGTACATGGCGGTTCTGGATCTGGCAGATGGTCTGGAGGCTGACCAGGTGAGCACGGAAGACCAGAAAGAAAAGACCGGCGAGACGGTTGACGTTACCACACTGTCTGACGTGGAGGATATTGCGGAAATCGCGGATGCGGTACATGCAAACGGCGGTATCGTGGTGTCATCTGTGAATATCTCCAATCCGTGGATTCTGACGAATCTGGAGCCGTACTGTGACGCGCTGCTCGGTTCCTTCTCCACATCGGTAGAGGGACGCATGGATGTTCTGACCGGCGCTTACAATCCGACCGGCAAGCTCCCGGTAACGATGGTATCCTGCAATGAAGTGATTGCAGTAAACGATACGGATATCGACGGCACGACTTACCCGGTATGCGTATCCCCGAACGATGTTCCGGGCTATGACAAAGACCAGTATATCGCGGAGGATGTGCTTGCACAGTCCCCGTCCGGCAGCTATGCATACAAGGATGCGGACGGCAACGTATATACATCCGGCTTCGGTCTGAGCTACGGCGCAGCGGAAGCGGTGGCAGATGCAGGAACAGCGGCAGGTGCGGCCGCAAAAGATAAGCCGGAAGCGGAAACAGAAGAAGTAACGGAAGACGCAACAGAAAGTGCAACGGAAGCACAGACCGAAGCGGCGACAGAAAGCGAGACGGAAGCGACATCAGAAAGCGCAACTGAGGCGCAGACGGAAGCAGCGGAAACCGAAACAGCAGCGGAAGGCGCAACGGAAGTGCAGACGGAGGCGGCTGAAACGGAAACAGCTGAAACAGAAACAGAGGCGGCGTAA
- a CDS encoding Rpn family recombination-promoting nuclease/putative transposase — MAEKDIILKEYQRDSRHFCDFVNGALAQGRPLLKRGQLVPVPTELVLVKDTEEDDENAVVKTVQRFRDITGKAEADKNAGCIIVAIQNQTTVDYGMPLRVMLEDALEYDVQRRTKKNRKLHKGEKLCLVITLVFYYGTTPWRAPSDLAEMISVPREFRQLREYIQSYPIVVVTPENVDTACFRGGWQEILEILRRQNDEKEMGRYLEKNRAIYEKLPEDTNRVIFALTDHLDYYRELKEKGEKITMCKAFTDHYKSGVEEGKKQGMKRGRRQGIKQGKRQGMDMGIRAMIETCRELKIPRNETKKRVMDKCRITEEMAERYMAKYW; from the coding sequence TTGGCGGAAAAAGATATTATTTTAAAGGAGTACCAGAGAGACAGCAGACATTTCTGCGATTTTGTGAACGGAGCGCTCGCACAGGGCAGACCTTTGCTGAAAAGAGGGCAGCTTGTCCCGGTGCCGACAGAGTTGGTACTGGTAAAGGACACGGAAGAGGATGATGAGAACGCGGTTGTAAAAACCGTACAGCGCTTCCGCGATATCACCGGGAAGGCGGAAGCAGATAAAAATGCGGGATGCATTATCGTTGCAATACAGAACCAGACAACCGTGGATTACGGGATGCCGCTGCGTGTGATGCTGGAGGACGCCCTGGAGTATGATGTGCAGAGGCGCACAAAGAAAAACCGGAAGCTTCATAAGGGCGAGAAGCTCTGCCTGGTAATCACTCTGGTTTTTTACTATGGCACCACACCCTGGAGGGCACCTTCAGACCTTGCGGAGATGATAAGCGTTCCGCGGGAATTCAGACAGCTCAGGGAATACATACAGTCGTATCCAATCGTGGTGGTGACGCCGGAAAATGTCGACACCGCCTGCTTCCGGGGCGGCTGGCAGGAGATTTTAGAGATTCTGAGGCGGCAGAACGATGAGAAGGAAATGGGACGCTATCTGGAGAAAAACCGGGCAATATACGAGAAACTTCCGGAGGATACCAACCGGGTAATCTTCGCGCTGACGGACCATCTGGACTATTACAGGGAATTAAAAGAGAAAGGGGAGAAAATCACGATGTGCAAGGCATTTACCGACCATTACAAATCGGGAGTGGAAGAAGGAAAAAAGCAGGGCATGAAGCGCGGAAGAAGGCAGGGAATTAAGCAGGGTAAAAGACAGGGGATGGATATGGGTATCCGTGCGATGATAGAAACCTGCCGTGAACTTAAGATACCCAGAAATGAGACGAAAAAGAGAGTTATGGATAAATGCCGGATTACAGAAGAAATGGCAGAGCGATATATGGCAAAATACTGGTGA
- a CDS encoding MerR family transcriptional regulator: protein MTISEVSRKYGLTQDTLRYYEKAGMIPPVHRTAGGLRDYTEEDCGWVELAKCMRGAGLQVEAIAEYVRLAQQGDGTIADRCSLLKEQRVQLKEQLQSVEAALERLDYKIACYEEAVKTGVLKWH, encoded by the coding sequence ATGACGATTTCAGAAGTAAGCAGGAAATACGGGCTGACGCAGGATACGCTGCGCTATTATGAGAAGGCGGGGATGATACCGCCGGTCCACCGCACGGCAGGCGGTCTGCGCGATTACACGGAGGAGGACTGCGGCTGGGTGGAGCTGGCGAAATGTATGCGCGGTGCGGGACTGCAGGTGGAAGCAATCGCGGAATATGTAAGGCTTGCGCAGCAGGGTGACGGCACCATAGCGGACCGCTGCAGCCTTCTGAAGGAGCAGCGCGTGCAGCTAAAGGAGCAGCTTCAGTCCGTGGAGGCGGCTCTGGAACGTCTGGATTACAAAATAGCCTGCTACGAAGAAGCGGTGAAAACCGGCGTGCTGAAATGGCACTGA
- a CDS encoding aldo/keto reductase, which produces MIYRKFQDLELSALGMGAMRLPVIDGNDSVIDEAAVNEMVAYAMKQGINYYDTAWGYHNGNSELVMGRALAKYPRESFYLATKFPGYDLSNMDKVEEIFEKQLEKCGVEYFDFYLFHNVCEMNIDAYLDPKYGIFEYLLKQKENGRIKHLGFSAHGSYDVMKRFLDAYGEHMEFCQIQLNYIDWEFQNAKEKVELLKEHHLPVWVMEPLRGGKLAKLSPENEAKLQALRPEEGIPAWAFRFLQTLPEVTMVLSGMSNEEQLKDNIRTFGEDRPLSEEEMKTLLEIAGQMTGGVPCTACHYCVSHCPQGLDIPMLLKLYNEHSFTGGGFIAPMALMAVPQEKQPGACLGCRSCEAVCPQQIKISEAMADFAAKLK; this is translated from the coding sequence ATGATTTACAGAAAATTCCAGGATTTAGAATTATCGGCGCTTGGCATGGGAGCAATGCGTCTGCCGGTGATTGACGGAAACGACAGTGTGATCGACGAGGCGGCAGTAAATGAGATGGTGGCGTATGCCATGAAGCAGGGAATCAATTATTACGATACAGCCTGGGGCTATCACAATGGAAATTCCGAGCTTGTCATGGGCAGGGCGCTGGCAAAATACCCGCGGGAAAGCTTTTATCTTGCTACCAAATTTCCGGGCTATGATTTGTCAAACATGGATAAGGTGGAAGAAATTTTTGAGAAGCAGCTGGAAAAATGCGGGGTGGAATACTTTGATTTTTACCTGTTCCATAACGTATGCGAAATGAATATCGACGCCTACCTCGACCCGAAATACGGCATTTTTGAATATCTGCTGAAGCAGAAGGAGAACGGACGCATTAAGCATCTGGGCTTTTCCGCGCATGGCAGCTACGATGTGATGAAGCGTTTTCTGGACGCTTACGGTGAGCACATGGAATTCTGCCAGATCCAGCTGAACTATATTGACTGGGAGTTCCAGAATGCGAAGGAAAAGGTGGAGCTCTTAAAGGAGCATCATCTGCCGGTATGGGTGATGGAGCCGCTCCGCGGAGGAAAGCTGGCAAAGCTTTCACCGGAGAATGAGGCGAAGCTGCAGGCACTTCGTCCGGAGGAGGGGATCCCGGCGTGGGCGTTCCGCTTCCTGCAGACGCTGCCGGAGGTGACAATGGTGCTTTCCGGAATGTCAAACGAAGAGCAGCTGAAGGATAATATCAGAACCTTTGGTGAAGACAGACCGCTTTCAGAAGAGGAAATGAAGACGCTCCTGGAGATTGCCGGTCAGATGACGGGCGGAGTGCCCTGCACGGCATGTCATTACTGCGTATCACATTGTCCGCAGGGGCTGGATATTCCGATGCTGCTGAAGCTCTATAATGAGCATTCCTTTACCGGCGGCGGATTTATTGCGCCGATGGCGCTGATGGCGGTGCCGCAGGAAAAACAGCCGGGCGCCTGCCTGGGCTGCAGAAGCTGCGAGGCGGTCTGTCCGCAGCAGATTAAGATTTCTGAAGCGATGGCAGATTTTGCGGCAAAGCTGAAATAA